From a single Mesorhizobium shangrilense genomic region:
- the dapA gene encoding 4-hydroxy-tetrahydrodipicolinate synthase: protein MTPDQLRSRLNGAMTALVTPFTDGEVDLKQLATLLRWQIEQGINGLVPCGTTGEAPTLSWEERLDIIALCVKVAGGRVPIIVGTGTNNTETTIAFSTAAEAFGADAALIVTPYYNRPSQEGIFRHFEAVASKVRIPIIVYNVPARTGVDLLPETIERLAQIPTIIGIKDATGDVSRLSSLPAVLRRRLICLSGHDATSFGFNTMGGRGTISVVSNVAPRLCVEMHDACRQGDHHTARAIHHRLRPLIAALELESNPVPVKYALHLALGLSPDVRLPLTPVRPETETAIREAMLALSDSVAGVARSGPVLATPAPGRF from the coding sequence ATGACACCTGACCAATTACGTTCGCGCCTGAACGGAGCGATGACCGCGCTGGTGACGCCGTTCACGGATGGCGAAGTCGATCTGAAGCAACTGGCCACGCTCTTGCGCTGGCAGATCGAACAGGGGATCAACGGGCTGGTCCCCTGCGGCACCACGGGCGAGGCGCCCACACTGTCGTGGGAAGAACGCCTCGACATCATCGCGCTCTGCGTGAAGGTCGCCGGCGGCAGGGTTCCGATCATCGTCGGCACCGGCACGAACAACACCGAAACGACGATCGCCTTTTCGACGGCCGCCGAAGCCTTTGGCGCCGACGCGGCCCTCATTGTCACGCCCTACTACAACCGGCCAAGCCAGGAGGGTATTTTCCGCCACTTCGAAGCCGTGGCCAGCAAGGTCAGGATACCGATCATCGTCTACAATGTGCCGGCACGAACCGGTGTCGATCTGTTGCCGGAGACCATCGAGCGCCTGGCGCAGATTCCGACCATCATCGGCATCAAGGATGCCACAGGTGATGTGAGCCGGCTATCCTCTCTTCCCGCAGTGCTGAGGCGCCGCCTCATCTGTCTTTCCGGTCACGACGCGACGTCGTTCGGCTTCAACACGATGGGCGGGCGCGGGACCATCTCCGTGGTCTCCAACGTCGCGCCGCGATTGTGCGTCGAGATGCATGATGCCTGCAGGCAGGGCGATCACCACACCGCCCGGGCCATCCATCATCGCTTGCGGCCGTTGATTGCGGCGCTTGAACTCGAGAGCAATCCGGTTCCGGTCAAATACGCCTTGCACCTGGCGTTGGGGCTGAGCCCGGACGTTCGCCTGCCACTGACGCCTGTGCGCCCCGAAACCGAAACCGCCATACGGGAGGCCATGCTGGCCCTCAGCGACAGCGTAGCCGGTGTCGCGCGATCAGGGCCGGTTCTGGCCACGCCCGCGCCGGGGCGGTTTTGA
- a CDS encoding FAD-binding dehydrogenase: MADDADVVIVGAGLAGLVAAAELAEAGKKVVIVDQEPEQSLGGQAFWSFGGLFLVDSPEQRRMRIRDSHDLALEDWMGTAAFDRPEDFWPRKWAEAYVGFAAGEKRSWLMQRGTKFFPVVGWAERGGGNAVGHGNSVPRFHITWGTGPGVLEPFVLRVREAQKRGLIDFRFRHRVNELTRTGAVVTGVRGDILQPSTVDRGRKSSREIAGDFELKAQAVIVASGGIGANHGLVRQNWPRRLGTAPRRMIAGVPDHVDGRMLAITEQAGGSIINRDRMWHYVEGIKNWAPIWTGHGIRILPGPSSLWLDARGKRLPVPLYPGFDTLGTLNHIMGTGFDYSWFILTKKIIQKEFALSGSEQNPDLTGKSWRQVIGRATSGIPGPVKAFMEKGEDFIIEAELPALVARMNALAGGEPLLDLGQVEREIRARDRQLDNPFSKDMQITALRGARAYLGDRLIRTAKPHKMLDPANGPLIAVRLNILTRKTLGGLQTDLDSRVLGADGQPVEGLYAVGEVAGFGGGGMHGYAALEGTFLGGCIFSGRSAGRAAACSVA; this comes from the coding sequence ATGGCCGACGATGCGGATGTGGTCATTGTCGGCGCCGGCCTCGCCGGCCTCGTTGCCGCCGCCGAACTGGCCGAGGCGGGCAAGAAGGTTGTCATCGTCGATCAGGAGCCGGAGCAGTCGCTGGGCGGCCAGGCATTCTGGTCGTTCGGCGGCCTTTTCCTCGTTGATTCGCCCGAGCAGCGGCGCATGCGCATCCGCGATTCACATGATCTGGCGCTCGAGGACTGGATGGGCACCGCCGCCTTCGACCGCCCGGAGGATTTCTGGCCACGCAAATGGGCCGAGGCCTATGTCGGTTTCGCTGCCGGCGAAAAACGCTCCTGGCTGATGCAACGCGGAACAAAATTCTTTCCCGTGGTTGGCTGGGCCGAGCGCGGCGGCGGCAATGCCGTCGGCCACGGCAATTCGGTGCCGCGCTTCCACATCACCTGGGGCACCGGCCCCGGTGTGCTCGAACCTTTTGTCCTGCGCGTACGCGAGGCGCAAAAGCGTGGATTGATAGACTTCAGGTTCCGTCACCGGGTCAATGAACTGACGCGGACGGGCGCTGTTGTAACCGGCGTGCGCGGCGACATCCTGCAGCCGAGCACCGTCGACCGTGGCCGCAAGAGTTCGCGCGAGATTGCCGGTGATTTCGAGCTCAAGGCGCAAGCGGTCATCGTCGCTTCCGGCGGCATCGGTGCCAACCACGGGCTTGTCCGGCAGAATTGGCCGCGGCGGCTGGGAACCGCGCCAAGGCGGATGATCGCCGGCGTTCCCGACCATGTCGATGGCCGCATGCTGGCGATCACCGAACAGGCGGGTGGCTCGATCATCAACCGCGACCGCATGTGGCATTACGTCGAGGGCATAAAAAACTGGGCACCGATCTGGACCGGCCACGGCATCCGCATCCTGCCCGGACCGTCGTCGCTGTGGCTCGACGCGCGCGGCAAGCGGCTGCCGGTGCCGCTCTATCCCGGCTTCGACACGCTGGGCACGCTCAACCACATCATGGGCACCGGCTTCGATTATTCCTGGTTCATCCTGACCAAGAAAATCATCCAGAAGGAGTTCGCGCTGTCAGGCTCCGAGCAGAACCCGGACCTGACCGGCAAGAGCTGGCGCCAAGTGATCGGCCGCGCCACATCGGGCATTCCAGGCCCGGTGAAGGCGTTCATGGAGAAGGGCGAGGATTTCATCATCGAGGCCGAGCTGCCGGCGTTGGTCGCTCGCATGAACGCGCTCGCCGGCGGCGAGCCATTGCTCGATCTCGGGCAAGTTGAGCGCGAAATCCGCGCCCGCGACCGGCAGCTCGACAATCCGTTCTCGAAGGACATGCAGATCACCGCGCTGCGCGGCGCCCGCGCCTACCTAGGCGACCGGCTGATCCGCACGGCCAAGCCGCACAAGATGCTCGATCCGGCAAACGGGCCGCTGATCGCGGTCCGCCTCAACATCCTGACCCGCAAGACGCTGGGCGGCCTGCAGACCGATCTCGACAGCCGCGTGCTGGGTGCCGATGGCCAGCCCGTCGAAGGGCTCTATGCGGTGGGCGAGGTCGCCGGTTTCGGCGGTGGCGGCATGCATGGCTATGCGGCGCTCGAAGGCACGTTCCTGGGCGGCTGCATCTTTTCCGGCCGCAGCGCTGGCCGCGCGGCGGCTTGTTCGGTGGCCTGA
- a CDS encoding Gfo/Idh/MocA family protein: MFRWGVLSTAKIGREHLLPAMVEADNGMLSAIASRDLSKARALAERFGARHAFGSYEELLASKEVDGVYIPLPTSQHVEWAAKAIEAGKHVLVEKPLALDAKDILPLIKLRDQKKVLVCEAFMVIYHPQWIKVRDLIASGAIGRLRHVQGAFSYYNVDPNNMRNQLDLGGGALPDIGVYPTVSTRFSTGKEPLRVQATIERDKTFGTDIYSSIRADFGDFELSFYLSTQMAARQVMVFHGEKGFIEVFSPFNAGLYDHHRVELHNQNHTEAQVFRFPGTQQYRLEVETFARAAQGGKERVFTLEESVLNQKVIDAIFRAGGKDGWEAV, encoded by the coding sequence ATGTTCCGATGGGGTGTGTTGTCGACGGCCAAGATCGGCCGCGAGCATCTGTTGCCGGCAATGGTCGAGGCCGACAATGGCATGTTGTCGGCGATCGCCAGCCGTGACCTGTCGAAAGCCCGTGCGCTGGCCGAACGCTTCGGCGCGCGCCATGCCTTCGGCTCCTATGAGGAACTGCTCGCTTCAAAAGAGGTCGACGGCGTCTACATCCCCTTGCCGACATCGCAGCATGTCGAATGGGCGGCGAAGGCCATCGAAGCGGGAAAACATGTGCTGGTCGAAAAGCCGCTGGCGCTCGACGCCAAGGACATCCTGCCGCTGATCAAGCTGCGCGACCAGAAGAAGGTGCTGGTATGCGAGGCCTTCATGGTCATCTACCATCCGCAATGGATCAAGGTGCGCGACCTCATCGCCAGCGGCGCCATCGGCCGGCTGCGCCATGTGCAGGGCGCGTTCTCCTATTACAATGTCGATCCCAACAACATGCGCAACCAGCTCGACCTCGGTGGTGGTGCGCTGCCCGATATCGGTGTCTATCCGACGGTATCGACGCGGTTTTCGACCGGCAAGGAGCCGTTGCGCGTCCAGGCGACGATCGAGCGCGACAAGACCTTCGGCACCGATATCTACTCCTCGATCCGCGCCGATTTCGGCGACTTCGAACTTTCTTTCTACCTGTCGACGCAGATGGCGGCGCGGCAGGTGATGGTGTTCCACGGCGAGAAGGGCTTCATCGAAGTGTTCTCGCCTTTCAACGCCGGCCTCTACGATCATCACCGCGTCGAACTGCACAACCAGAACCACACCGAAGCGCAGGTGTTCCGCTTCCCCGGCACGCAGCAGTACCGGCTAGAGGTCGAGACCTTTGCCAGGGCGGCACAGGGCGGCAAGGAGCGTGTCTTCACGCTCGAAGAATCCGTGCTGAACCAGAAGGTCATCGACGCCATCTTCCGCGCCGGTGGCAAGGACGGCTGGGAGGCCGTCTGA
- a CDS encoding YceI family protein — MYARILGFAAVAACLAMPVAAAVALGDAAGGYTISPASSSIRFSIGKAGGGGFNGAFARFKGSIRIDNADVGRSQVNLTIFPESVGTGQGRIDAFLRSDAVFDAANSSEIQFRSTSVQRTSDTSALVTGRLTARGKTFPEKFTAELDGLKGGTIKFHVTGKALRSRYGMDVGTPLYSNIVDFDMTLTGKRG; from the coding sequence ATGTATGCGCGCATCCTCGGATTTGCGGCGGTCGCCGCTTGCCTTGCCATGCCTGTTGCAGCGGCCGTCGCGCTTGGCGACGCCGCCGGCGGCTACACGATCAGCCCGGCCAGTTCCAGCATCCGCTTTTCCATCGGCAAGGCCGGTGGCGGCGGCTTCAATGGCGCCTTTGCCCGCTTCAAGGGCTCGATCCGCATCGACAACGCTGATGTCGGGCGCTCGCAGGTCAATCTAACCATCTTTCCCGAAAGCGTCGGCACCGGACAGGGCCGTATCGATGCGTTCCTGCGCTCGGATGCCGTGTTCGACGCCGCCAACAGCTCGGAGATCCAGTTCCGTTCGACCAGCGTGCAGCGCACCAGCGACACCTCGGCGCTTGTCACCGGCCGATTGACGGCACGCGGCAAGACGTTTCCGGAAAAATTCACGGCGGAGCTCGATGGCCTCAAGGGCGGCACGATCAAATTCCATGTCACCGGCAAGGCGCTCAGGTCGCGCTATGGCATGGATGTCGGCACGCCGCTCTATTCCAACATTGTCGATTTCGACATGACGCTGACGGGGAAGAGGGGATAG
- a CDS encoding cytochrome b encodes MQASITNSTSRYGWGAILLHWLIALIFIAQFGLGFVMVRLTSQRTAFQLIQWHKSFGFLLLGLIILRIAWRLGNSAPALPDSVGALERRTAPLAHLALYAFQIALPLSGWALVSVSTLDIPSMPFDLFVMPNLPIGESDAAESFWTAAHWYLAYAGIALVAVHVAAALRHHFQLGDAVLTRMITPSSDRNGE; translated from the coding sequence ATGCAGGCATCGATCACAAACAGCACGAGCCGCTATGGCTGGGGTGCGATACTCCTCCACTGGCTGATTGCGCTGATCTTCATCGCCCAGTTCGGGCTTGGCTTTGTCATGGTGCGGCTCACCAGCCAGCGCACCGCCTTCCAACTGATCCAGTGGCACAAATCCTTCGGCTTCCTGCTGCTTGGGCTGATCATCCTGCGCATCGCCTGGCGTCTCGGCAATTCCGCGCCAGCGCTGCCGGATTCGGTTGGTGCCCTGGAGCGCCGGACAGCGCCCCTCGCGCACCTCGCTCTCTATGCGTTTCAAATCGCCTTGCCTTTGTCCGGCTGGGCGCTGGTCTCGGTGTCGACGCTGGATATCCCCAGCATGCCGTTCGACCTGTTCGTCATGCCGAACCTGCCGATCGGCGAATCCGATGCGGCTGAAAGCTTCTGGACGGCGGCGCATTGGTATCTCGCCTATGCCGGCATCGCATTGGTGGCTGTTCATGTCGCGGCGGCGCTGCGTCATCATTTCCAGCTTGGGGATGCCGTGCTCACGCGCATGATCACACCTTCGTCAGATCGCAACGGGGAATAG
- a CDS encoding LysR family transcriptional regulator, translating into MNRTHLSQLAVLATVAQCGSFRGAARELAIAPSAVSHAVSSLEARLGVRLLSRSTRSVAPTEEGAQLLERLRPALSEIDLAMETAIEARDRPAGNLRLTVPRTAAQLTLAPRLGAFARAFPDIVLEIVVEDRFTDVVEGGFDAGVRLGESLQRDMIAVRIGPPIRGAVVASPSYFEAIPCPTHPRDLAAHRCVRFRFSSGVLYRWEFEKDGEELEIAVEGPLIVGEDRLNVEAAINGAGITFVFEGYVSDAIADGRLVRVLEDWCPPFDGFFVYYPSRRQMRPALRAFVDFFKVSG; encoded by the coding sequence ATGAACCGAACACATCTTTCACAACTTGCGGTGCTGGCAACCGTCGCTCAATGCGGCAGTTTTCGCGGCGCGGCCAGGGAACTGGCCATAGCGCCGTCGGCCGTCAGCCACGCGGTGTCCAGCCTAGAAGCACGGCTGGGCGTTCGTCTCTTGTCGCGCAGCACGCGCAGCGTCGCGCCCACCGAGGAAGGCGCACAGCTGCTGGAACGTCTGCGGCCGGCGCTGTCGGAGATCGACCTGGCCATGGAGACGGCAATCGAGGCGCGCGACCGGCCGGCCGGCAATCTCAGGCTCACCGTGCCACGCACCGCCGCGCAGCTGACGCTGGCGCCACGGCTCGGGGCGTTTGCGCGGGCCTTTCCCGATATCGTGCTTGAGATCGTCGTCGAGGACCGTTTCACCGACGTGGTAGAGGGCGGTTTCGATGCCGGCGTGCGGCTGGGCGAAAGCTTGCAGCGCGACATGATCGCGGTGCGGATTGGCCCGCCGATCCGTGGCGCCGTGGTTGCCTCCCCGTCCTATTTCGAGGCCATACCGTGTCCGACCCACCCACGCGATCTGGCAGCGCATCGCTGCGTCCGTTTCCGCTTTTCGAGCGGTGTGCTTTACCGCTGGGAGTTCGAAAAGGATGGCGAGGAACTGGAGATCGCCGTGGAGGGCCCGCTGATCGTCGGCGAGGATCGCCTCAATGTCGAAGCGGCGATCAACGGCGCCGGGATTACATTCGTGTTCGAAGGCTATGTCAGCGACGCCATCGCCGACGGCAGGCTGGTCCGCGTGCTGGAGGACTGGTGCCCGCCCTTCGACGGTTTCTTCGTCTACTATCCCAGCCGCCGCCAGATGCGGCCGGCGCTGCGGGCTTTCGTCGATTTCTTCAAGGTGAGTGGCTAG
- a CDS encoding aldo/keto reductase, translating into MQTRKLGTELNVYPVGLGCMGMSFAYGGQAEADAIATLHRAVEIGVNFFDTAEVYGPYENEILLGKALKPVRDRVTIATKFGFKILEEGNGVERMVGVDSRPEHVKAVAEASLTRLGTDVIDLYYQHRVDPSVPIEDTVGAMAELVREGKVRALGLSEASAATIRRAHAVHPISAVQSEYSLWSREPEDEVFAVCRELGIGFVPYSPLGRGLLTGTIAKPEALGADDWRHTLPRFQADAMAANAAVIATLEKMAAEKGVTSAQLALAWVLHQGDFIVPIPGARKIRHLEQNAAAAQIELSDAEVRAIGDALSPEKVTGRRYTEEALALVNG; encoded by the coding sequence ATGCAAACCCGCAAGCTTGGAACTGAATTGAATGTCTATCCCGTCGGCCTCGGCTGCATGGGTATGAGCTTCGCCTATGGCGGCCAGGCGGAAGCCGACGCGATCGCCACGCTACACCGCGCCGTCGAGATCGGCGTCAACTTCTTCGACACGGCGGAAGTCTACGGCCCCTACGAGAACGAAATCCTGCTCGGCAAGGCGCTGAAGCCGGTGCGCGATCGCGTGACGATCGCAACCAAGTTCGGCTTCAAGATTCTCGAAGAAGGCAATGGCGTCGAGCGCATGGTTGGCGTCGACAGCCGCCCGGAGCATGTCAAGGCTGTCGCCGAGGCCTCGCTGACGCGCCTGGGCACCGATGTGATCGACCTCTATTACCAGCACCGCGTCGACCCCAGCGTACCGATCGAGGATACGGTCGGCGCCATGGCCGAACTGGTGCGCGAGGGCAAGGTGCGCGCGCTCGGCCTGTCGGAGGCCAGTGCCGCGACCATCCGCCGGGCGCATGCCGTGCATCCGATATCCGCCGTTCAGAGCGAATACTCCCTTTGGAGCCGCGAACCGGAAGACGAGGTGTTCGCCGTCTGCCGTGAACTCGGCATCGGCTTCGTCCCCTACAGCCCGCTCGGCCGTGGCCTGCTGACCGGCACGATCGCCAAACCGGAAGCGCTCGGCGCCGACGATTGGCGGCACACCCTGCCGCGGTTCCAGGCCGACGCGATGGCTGCCAATGCGGCTGTCATCGCCACGCTGGAAAAGATGGCGGCTGAAAAAGGCGTGACCTCGGCGCAGCTGGCACTGGCCTGGGTTCTGCACCAGGGCGATTTCATCGTGCCGATCCCCGGCGCACGAAAAATCCGCCATCTCGAGCAGAATGCGGCAGCGGCGCAGATCGAGTTGAGCGACGCCGAAGTGCGGGCCATCGGTGATGCGCTGTCGCCGGAAAAAGTCACTGGCAGGCGCTACACCGAGGAGGCGCTGGCGCTGGTCAATGGGTGA
- a CDS encoding nucleotidyltransferase family protein, with protein sequence MDHLRHSGLPFEAQRTAFLDIVSGDPLIGETLSRARALELPDWLIVSGALYNSIWNHLTGKPPGYGIKDIDLFYYDASDLSYEAEDAVIRKAAKHFEGLTLPVEVRNQARVHLWYEARFGDAYPLLSSSAEALSYFASKTHAVGVRFDAAGQLNLVAPFGLDDIFSFRITPNHALNNQRTHEAKGGRARENWPEIAVLPW encoded by the coding sequence ATGGACCATCTGCGCCATTCCGGCCTTCCTTTCGAAGCGCAACGCACGGCTTTTCTCGACATTGTCTCGGGCGATCCGCTCATTGGCGAGACGCTGTCACGGGCGAGAGCGCTTGAGCTTCCCGATTGGCTCATCGTGTCCGGTGCGCTCTACAACAGCATCTGGAACCACCTGACGGGAAAGCCACCGGGCTACGGCATCAAGGACATCGACCTGTTCTATTACGACGCCTCGGACCTTTCCTACGAGGCCGAGGATGCGGTCATCCGAAAGGCGGCGAAGCATTTTGAGGGGCTCACATTGCCAGTCGAAGTGCGCAACCAGGCCCGCGTGCATCTCTGGTACGAGGCGCGCTTTGGCGATGCCTATCCCCTTCTGTCCTCATCTGCCGAAGCCCTTTCCTATTTCGCTTCGAAAACCCATGCGGTCGGCGTCCGCTTCGATGCGGCAGGGCAACTCAACCTTGTGGCGCCGTTCGGCCTTGACGACATTTTCTCGTTTCGCATTACCCCGAACCACGCGCTGAACAACCAGCGAACGCATGAGGCCAAGGGTGGTCGGGCGAGGGAGAACTGGCCGGAGATTGCCGTCCTGCCTTGGTAG
- the pheT gene encoding phenylalanine--tRNA ligase subunit beta, which produces MKFTLSWLKDHLETDASLNEIVERLTSIGLEVEHVDDKSSLKPFVIARVLTAVQHPDADRLRVLTVDTGDGKAPVQVVCGAPNARAGLIGAFAAPGTYVPGIDVTLAVGKIRGVESHGMMCSERELQLSDEHNGIIDLPEDAPVGTSFAAYAHLDDPMIEINLTPNRPDATSVYGIARDLAASGLGRLVGGAIMPHVGSGMCPVKVTIEAPELCPGFALRLVKGVKNGPSPKWLQQRLIAIGLRPISALVDITNYVTFDRGRPLHVFDAKKVAGNLVVRRARDGEKVMALDGREYTLTPDMCVIADDNGVESIAGIMGGEHSGCDENTTDVLIESALWDPITTARTGRTLGIITDARYRFERGVDPEFMVPGVELATKLVLDFCGGTPTEIEVAGYAGHKPKIVSFPLSDIKRLTGIEVPKAESLGILSRLGFTPDGSGDVVNVTVPSWRPDVDGKADLVEEVMRIHGVDNIAPQPLGAHDAVNGKILTVLQIRTRAAKRALAVRGMMEAVTWSFIPAKHAELFGGGQTALKLANPIAADMSDMRPSLLPGLIAAAQRNADKGIGDVALFEVSGTYEGDGADQQRRVAAGVRRGTAKLDGSGRNWAGNAGPVGVFDAKADAIAALEACGAPVDRLQIEAGGPAWYHPGRSGTIKLGPKTVLGTFGEFHPKTLEGLDVSGPLCGFEVFVDAVPESKAKPTKTKPKLELSAFQAVKRDFAFVVDRAVEAGTLVRAALAADKKLITGVSVFDIFEGASLGEGKKSIAIEVSIQPVEKTLTDEDFEALAKRVVDNVGKQTGGTLRG; this is translated from the coding sequence ATGAAATTCACGCTCTCCTGGCTCAAGGATCACCTCGAGACCGACGCTTCGCTCAACGAAATCGTCGAGCGCCTGACCTCGATCGGCCTCGAAGTCGAGCATGTCGACGACAAGTCGAGCCTGAAACCCTTCGTCATCGCCAGGGTGTTGACGGCTGTGCAGCACCCGGATGCGGATCGTCTGCGCGTGCTGACCGTCGACACCGGCGACGGCAAGGCCCCCGTGCAGGTCGTCTGCGGCGCGCCCAATGCGCGCGCCGGCCTGATCGGTGCCTTTGCCGCGCCCGGAACCTATGTGCCCGGCATCGATGTGACGCTTGCCGTCGGCAAGATCCGCGGCGTCGAAAGCCACGGCATGATGTGTTCCGAGCGCGAGCTGCAACTGTCCGACGAGCACAATGGCATCATCGACCTGCCTGAGGATGCGCCGGTCGGCACCAGTTTCGCCGCTTATGCGCATCTCGACGATCCGATGATCGAGATCAACCTGACGCCGAACCGGCCGGATGCGACAAGCGTCTATGGCATCGCCCGCGATCTGGCGGCGAGCGGGCTCGGCCGCCTCGTTGGCGGCGCGATCATGCCGCATGTCGGCAGCGGCATGTGTCCGGTCAAGGTGACGATCGAAGCTCCGGAGCTCTGCCCGGGCTTTGCGCTTCGGCTGGTCAAGGGCGTCAAGAACGGCCCGTCGCCGAAATGGCTGCAGCAGCGGCTGATCGCCATCGGGCTGCGCCCGATCAGCGCGCTGGTCGACATCACCAATTACGTCACCTTCGACCGCGGCCGCCCGCTGCATGTGTTCGACGCGAAGAAGGTCGCCGGCAATCTTGTCGTGCGCCGCGCGCGCGACGGCGAGAAGGTGATGGCGCTCGACGGCCGCGAATACACGCTGACGCCGGACATGTGCGTCATCGCCGATGACAACGGCGTCGAGTCGATCGCCGGCATCATGGGCGGCGAGCATTCCGGCTGCGATGAGAACACCACCGACGTGCTCATTGAGTCGGCGCTTTGGGACCCGATCACCACCGCGCGCACCGGCCGCACGCTCGGCATCATCACCGATGCGCGCTACCGCTTCGAGCGCGGCGTCGATCCCGAATTCATGGTGCCCGGCGTCGAACTGGCAACGAAACTGGTGCTCGATTTCTGCGGCGGTACGCCGACGGAGATCGAGGTGGCCGGCTATGCCGGTCACAAGCCCAAGATCGTTTCCTTCCCATTGTCGGATATCAAGCGCCTGACCGGGATCGAGGTCCCAAAGGCTGAGAGCCTCGGCATTCTTTCGCGCCTCGGTTTCACGCCGGATGGATCGGGTGACGTCGTCAACGTGACCGTGCCGTCCTGGCGGCCGGATGTCGACGGCAAGGCCGATCTGGTCGAGGAGGTCATGCGCATCCATGGCGTCGACAACATCGCGCCGCAGCCGCTGGGCGCTCATGACGCGGTCAACGGCAAGATCCTGACCGTGCTGCAGATCCGCACCCGCGCCGCCAAGCGCGCGCTTGCCGTGCGCGGCATGATGGAAGCCGTCACCTGGTCGTTCATTCCGGCAAAACATGCCGAACTGTTCGGCGGCGGCCAGACGGCGCTGAAGCTCGCCAACCCGATCGCCGCCGATATGTCCGACATGCGGCCGTCGCTGCTGCCCGGCCTGATCGCCGCCGCCCAGCGCAATGCCGACAAGGGCATTGGCGATGTGGCGCTGTTCGAGGTCTCGGGCACCTATGAGGGCGACGGCGCCGACCAGCAGCGGCGCGTGGCCGCCGGGGTTCGTCGCGGCACGGCCAAGCTCGACGGTTCCGGCCGCAACTGGGCCGGCAATGCAGGTCCCGTCGGCGTGTTCGACGCCAAGGCCGATGCGATCGCGGCGCTCGAAGCCTGCGGCGCGCCGGTCGACCGGCTGCAGATCGAGGCGGGCGGTCCGGCCTGGTATCATCCCGGCCGTTCCGGCACGATCAAGCTCGGGCCCAAGACTGTGCTCGGCACCTTCGGCGAATTCCATCCGAAGACGCTCGAGGGACTGGACGTTTCAGGCCCGCTCTGCGGCTTCGAAGTGTTCGTCGATGCCGTGCCTGAGTCCAAGGCCAAGCCGACGAAAACCAAGCCGAAGCTCGAGCTTTCCGCTTTCCAGGCGGTGAAGCGCGACTTTGCCTTCGTCGTCGACAGAGCGGTCGAGGCCGGCACGCTGGTGCGCGCGGCGCTGGCCGCCGACAAGAAGCTGATCACCGGCGTTTCGGTCTTCGACATCTTCGAGGGTGCGTCGCTCGGCGAGGGCAAGAAGTCGATCGCCATCGAAGTCTCGATCCAGCCGGTCGAGAAGACGCTGACCGACGAGGATTTCGAGGCACTGGCCAAGCGCGTCGTCGACAATGTCGGCAAGCAGACCGGTGGGACGCTGCGAGGCTGA
- a CDS encoding GFA family protein, with amino-acid sequence MTAAHAGGCRCGAVRFEASAEPHHVSYCHCGDCRRASGAPVSAFVGFLVDQVAFTGKALKMFENGPVTRSFCGICGSPIAYVDERLEDDIYFMLGAMDMPAGFRPTQHAYVSEQLPFLHMSDDLPRHLKTSVKRPDGTQS; translated from the coding sequence ATGACAGCCGCCCACGCCGGCGGCTGCCGCTGCGGCGCCGTGCGGTTCGAGGCCTCGGCCGAACCGCACCACGTCAGCTATTGCCATTGCGGCGATTGCCGGCGGGCCAGCGGCGCGCCGGTATCGGCCTTTGTCGGCTTCCTGGTCGATCAGGTTGCCTTCACCGGCAAGGCGCTGAAGATGTTCGAGAACGGCCCGGTGACGCGGTCCTTTTGCGGCATTTGCGGCTCACCCATCGCCTATGTCGACGAGCGGCTGGAGGACGACATCTACTTCATGCTCGGCGCGATGGACATGCCCGCTGGTTTCCGGCCGACGCAGCATGCCTATGTCAGCGAGCAGCTTCCTTTCCTGCACATGTCCGACGACTTGCCGAGACATTTGAAAACAAGCGTCAAAAGACCAGACGGAACACAGTCATGA